A stretch of the Hippocampus zosterae strain Florida chromosome 16, ASM2543408v3, whole genome shotgun sequence genome encodes the following:
- the LOC127588517 gene encoding smoothelin-like protein 2 isoform X3, with product MDQGAKGAEEKMVSKALVEFNATLQAAVREVHIDVSAFKQRMEQRIEEMSASRGPLAEAVGRLQEENLQLHSKLEALSRLVESLAGAQIDRNFPSTVSKGKNKEQGAQNGLLEMQSRNQEGQRCPVGLATSGSLPPWKTKEINGMGVQAEKHICSVEHQSRKQVQEKFDSPTEHHLPITAMTRVSSEAYSAHSAAPVAKATTETAMKSFKNISAPVLKTPSPILKRSVSFPQPAEKLLPSKSVIKPGFSSGFEKNANSPPAECKQESNTLPRAGGAQAKRALFERMNSDPVKPKDSKPKLKRSQSFGVTSASGIKHILLEWCRSKTVGYQNIDIQNFSSSWSDGMAFCALVHSFFPLEFDYNTLKPANRKQNLQLAFSTAETQADCLRLIEVDDMLEMGDKPDPMCVFTYVQSLYNHLKTFE from the exons ATGGACCAAGGCGCAAAGGGTGCCGAAGAGAAAATGGTCAGCAAGGCCTTGGTGGAATTCAATGCCACCTTGCAGGCGGCCGTGAGGGAGGTCCACATAGACGTGAGCGCTTTCAAGCAGCGCATGGAGCAGCGCATCGAAGAGATGAGCGCCTCCAGGGGGCCTCTTGCCGAGGCAGTGGGCAGGCTGCAGGAGGAGAACCTGCAGCTCCATTCCAAGCTGGAGGCCCTCAGCCGCCTGGTCGAGTCTCTTGCTGGGGCGCAAATTGACAGGAACTTCCCCAGCACCGTGTCGAAGGGCAAGAATAAAGAGCAGGGTGCGCAGAACGGGCTTCTAGAGATGCAGTCTCGGAACCAGGAAGGCCAGAGATGCCCGGTGGGTCTGGCTACATCCGGATCCCTACCACCATggaaaacaaaggaaattaac GGAATGGGGGTCCAGGCAGAGAAGCACATTTGCTCCGTGGAACACCAGAGCAGGAAGCAAG TCCAGGAGAAGTTTGACAGTCCGACTGAACATCATCTTCCCATCACTGCAATGACGAGAGTCAGCTCGGAAGCCTATTCTGCCCATTCTGCAGCTCCCGTGGCCAAAGCGACAACAGAAACCGCAATGAAATCATTCAAAAATATCAGCG CTCCAGTTCTCAAGACGCCAAGTCCGATTCTAAAAAGAAGTGTCAGCTTTCCTCAACCGGCAG AAAAGTTACTTCCTTCCAAATCAGTCATAAAACCAGGTTTCTCATCTGGTTTTGAAAA GAACGCCAACTCCCCTCCTGCGGAGTGCAAGCAAGAGTCCAACACACTTCCTCGAGCTGGCGGAGCTCAGGCCAAACGTGCCCTCTTTGAGAGGATGAACTCCGACCCCGTCAA GCCGAAGGATTCCAAGCCCAAGCTGAAGCGCTCCCAGAGCTTTGGAGTTACCAGCGCCAGTGGTATCAAACATATCCTGTTGGAGTGGTGCCGCTCGAAAACCGTCGGCTACCAG AACATTGACATCCAGAACTTCTCCTCGAGTTGGAGTGACGGCATGGCCTTTTGCGCTCTGGTCCATTCCTTCTTCCCGCTGGAGTTCGACTACAACACGCTAAAGCCCGCTAACCGAAAGCAAAACCTGCAGCTGGCATTCTCAACGGCCGA AACCCAGGCCGACTGTCTCCGTCTGATCGAGGTGGACGACATGCTGGAGATGGGCGACAAACCGGATCCCATGTGCGTTTTCACCTATGTCCAGTCCCTCTATAACCACCTGAAGACATTCG
- the LOC127588517 gene encoding smoothelin-like protein 2 isoform X1, producing MDQGAKGAEEKMVSKALVEFNATLQAAVREVHIDVSAFKQRMEQRIEEMSASRGPLAEAVGRLQEENLQLHSKLEALSRLVESLAGAQIDRNFPSTVSKGKNKEQGAQNGLLEMQSRNQEGQRCPVGLATSGSLPPWKTKEINGMGVQAEKHICSVEHQSRKQVQEKFDSPTEHHLPITAMTRVSSEAYSAHSAAPVAKATTETAMKSFKNISGVPGCKDLATQDQSASLAHLPLADVSRSNPDASPAPQSVQTQSLPESHNVKPGEYPFRRDVTDTKPQSGLSTSDKTVAMSTPIASPASPLKPGEYPFKRAPVLKTPSPILKRSVSFPQPAEKLLPSKSVIKPGFSSGFEKNANSPPAECKQESNTLPRAGGAQAKRALFERMNSDPVKPKDSKPKLKRSQSFGVTSASGIKHILLEWCRSKTVGYQNIDIQNFSSSWSDGMAFCALVHSFFPLEFDYNTLKPANRKQNLQLAFSTAETQADCLRLIEVDDMLEMGDKPDPMCVFTYVQSLYNHLKTFE from the exons ATGGACCAAGGCGCAAAGGGTGCCGAAGAGAAAATGGTCAGCAAGGCCTTGGTGGAATTCAATGCCACCTTGCAGGCGGCCGTGAGGGAGGTCCACATAGACGTGAGCGCTTTCAAGCAGCGCATGGAGCAGCGCATCGAAGAGATGAGCGCCTCCAGGGGGCCTCTTGCCGAGGCAGTGGGCAGGCTGCAGGAGGAGAACCTGCAGCTCCATTCCAAGCTGGAGGCCCTCAGCCGCCTGGTCGAGTCTCTTGCTGGGGCGCAAATTGACAGGAACTTCCCCAGCACCGTGTCGAAGGGCAAGAATAAAGAGCAGGGTGCGCAGAACGGGCTTCTAGAGATGCAGTCTCGGAACCAGGAAGGCCAGAGATGCCCGGTGGGTCTGGCTACATCCGGATCCCTACCACCATggaaaacaaaggaaattaac GGAATGGGGGTCCAGGCAGAGAAGCACATTTGCTCCGTGGAACACCAGAGCAGGAAGCAAG TCCAGGAGAAGTTTGACAGTCCGACTGAACATCATCTTCCCATCACTGCAATGACGAGAGTCAGCTCGGAAGCCTATTCTGCCCATTCTGCAGCTCCCGTGGCCAAAGCGACAACAGAAACCGCAATGAAATCATTCAAAAATATCAGCG GTGTACCTGGATGCAAGGACCTTGCAACCCAGGATCAATCGGCTTCTTTGGCACATCTTCCCCTCGCAGATGTGAGCAGAAGCAACCCCGACGCTTCTCCGGCACCTCAATCTGTTCAGACTCAATCTTTGCCAGAATCCCACAACGTAAAACCAGGAGAGTATCCATTTCGACGCG ATGTCACCGATACCAAGCCGCAATCGGGTCTCTCGACCTCGGACAAAACCGTCGCCATGTCAACACCAATTGCTTCACCGGCATCCCCTCTTAAACCCGGGGAATACCCCTTTAAACGAG CTCCAGTTCTCAAGACGCCAAGTCCGATTCTAAAAAGAAGTGTCAGCTTTCCTCAACCGGCAG AAAAGTTACTTCCTTCCAAATCAGTCATAAAACCAGGTTTCTCATCTGGTTTTGAAAA GAACGCCAACTCCCCTCCTGCGGAGTGCAAGCAAGAGTCCAACACACTTCCTCGAGCTGGCGGAGCTCAGGCCAAACGTGCCCTCTTTGAGAGGATGAACTCCGACCCCGTCAA GCCGAAGGATTCCAAGCCCAAGCTGAAGCGCTCCCAGAGCTTTGGAGTTACCAGCGCCAGTGGTATCAAACATATCCTGTTGGAGTGGTGCCGCTCGAAAACCGTCGGCTACCAG AACATTGACATCCAGAACTTCTCCTCGAGTTGGAGTGACGGCATGGCCTTTTGCGCTCTGGTCCATTCCTTCTTCCCGCTGGAGTTCGACTACAACACGCTAAAGCCCGCTAACCGAAAGCAAAACCTGCAGCTGGCATTCTCAACGGCCGA AACCCAGGCCGACTGTCTCCGTCTGATCGAGGTGGACGACATGCTGGAGATGGGCGACAAACCGGATCCCATGTGCGTTTTCACCTATGTCCAGTCCCTCTATAACCACCTGAAGACATTCG
- the LOC127588517 gene encoding smoothelin-like protein 2 isoform X2 encodes MDQGAKGAEEKMVSKALVEFNATLQAAVREVHIDVSAFKQRMEQRIEEMSASRGPLAEAVGRLQEENLQLHSKLEALSRLVESLAGAQIDRNFPSTVSKGKNKEQGAQNGLLEMQSRNQEGQRCPVGLATSGSLPPWKTKEINGMGVQAEKHICSVEHQSRKQVQEKFDSPTEHHLPITAMTRVSSEAYSAHSAAPVAKATTETAMKSFKNISDVSRSNPDASPAPQSVQTQSLPESHNVKPGEYPFRRDVTDTKPQSGLSTSDKTVAMSTPIASPASPLKPGEYPFKRAPVLKTPSPILKRSVSFPQPAEKLLPSKSVIKPGFSSGFEKNANSPPAECKQESNTLPRAGGAQAKRALFERMNSDPVKPKDSKPKLKRSQSFGVTSASGIKHILLEWCRSKTVGYQNIDIQNFSSSWSDGMAFCALVHSFFPLEFDYNTLKPANRKQNLQLAFSTAETQADCLRLIEVDDMLEMGDKPDPMCVFTYVQSLYNHLKTFE; translated from the exons ATGGACCAAGGCGCAAAGGGTGCCGAAGAGAAAATGGTCAGCAAGGCCTTGGTGGAATTCAATGCCACCTTGCAGGCGGCCGTGAGGGAGGTCCACATAGACGTGAGCGCTTTCAAGCAGCGCATGGAGCAGCGCATCGAAGAGATGAGCGCCTCCAGGGGGCCTCTTGCCGAGGCAGTGGGCAGGCTGCAGGAGGAGAACCTGCAGCTCCATTCCAAGCTGGAGGCCCTCAGCCGCCTGGTCGAGTCTCTTGCTGGGGCGCAAATTGACAGGAACTTCCCCAGCACCGTGTCGAAGGGCAAGAATAAAGAGCAGGGTGCGCAGAACGGGCTTCTAGAGATGCAGTCTCGGAACCAGGAAGGCCAGAGATGCCCGGTGGGTCTGGCTACATCCGGATCCCTACCACCATggaaaacaaaggaaattaac GGAATGGGGGTCCAGGCAGAGAAGCACATTTGCTCCGTGGAACACCAGAGCAGGAAGCAAG TCCAGGAGAAGTTTGACAGTCCGACTGAACATCATCTTCCCATCACTGCAATGACGAGAGTCAGCTCGGAAGCCTATTCTGCCCATTCTGCAGCTCCCGTGGCCAAAGCGACAACAGAAACCGCAATGAAATCATTCAAAAATATCAGCG ATGTGAGCAGAAGCAACCCCGACGCTTCTCCGGCACCTCAATCTGTTCAGACTCAATCTTTGCCAGAATCCCACAACGTAAAACCAGGAGAGTATCCATTTCGACGCG ATGTCACCGATACCAAGCCGCAATCGGGTCTCTCGACCTCGGACAAAACCGTCGCCATGTCAACACCAATTGCTTCACCGGCATCCCCTCTTAAACCCGGGGAATACCCCTTTAAACGAG CTCCAGTTCTCAAGACGCCAAGTCCGATTCTAAAAAGAAGTGTCAGCTTTCCTCAACCGGCAG AAAAGTTACTTCCTTCCAAATCAGTCATAAAACCAGGTTTCTCATCTGGTTTTGAAAA GAACGCCAACTCCCCTCCTGCGGAGTGCAAGCAAGAGTCCAACACACTTCCTCGAGCTGGCGGAGCTCAGGCCAAACGTGCCCTCTTTGAGAGGATGAACTCCGACCCCGTCAA GCCGAAGGATTCCAAGCCCAAGCTGAAGCGCTCCCAGAGCTTTGGAGTTACCAGCGCCAGTGGTATCAAACATATCCTGTTGGAGTGGTGCCGCTCGAAAACCGTCGGCTACCAG AACATTGACATCCAGAACTTCTCCTCGAGTTGGAGTGACGGCATGGCCTTTTGCGCTCTGGTCCATTCCTTCTTCCCGCTGGAGTTCGACTACAACACGCTAAAGCCCGCTAACCGAAAGCAAAACCTGCAGCTGGCATTCTCAACGGCCGA AACCCAGGCCGACTGTCTCCGTCTGATCGAGGTGGACGACATGCTGGAGATGGGCGACAAACCGGATCCCATGTGCGTTTTCACCTATGTCCAGTCCCTCTATAACCACCTGAAGACATTCG